AGACACCGCTGCCTCAATAGCCCGTTCGAGAAGAATATGACGGTGTTTCAGGGGATAACGGGAAACTGTAATATCGAGCAGAACCAGCAGCGGGGCATCAAGGGTAAAGGAAAACTCCATGGTTTTCAGTTTCCCCGTTCGGGCCGAAGCTTTCCAGTTTATTCTTTTCAGCGAATCTCCCGGCCTGTAATCGCGGATTCCCTTGAGCTGATTCAGATCTTCATGGATCAGACTGGGGGATTTGATTTTTCCGCCTCTTTCTCCCTCGGCAAGCAGAAGAGGAAGAGGATGTCCTGCCGGGTAAACCACAATGGAACTGTAGAGGGGAAATATTTTCTCCCAGGGAAAGAAGTTGAGCGGATCGGAACCTTTCACGATCACAGGTCCCGCCCTGTATTTGCCCCGGGTCCTTGTCAGAACGGGACAGGAATAGGTTCGGGAGCTCTTTCCCGGAATCGAGGTGAGGAAAGTCCCAGTTTCAGAGGCATAACAGCCGGAAGCCCTGTCGAGGAGGAGAATTCGGCTAATGGGCAGGAATCCCCTGTTTGTCACGGTAAACTCTGCGCTCTCATTGCTTCCGTTGGGGCAGAATTGAGTCTCCCTCCCCCTTTCAACGGCCAGGGACAAGCGCATATAAAGGGAAATAAAAAAGGAACTGCTGAAGAGCAGGATGAAAAATGCTGAGACAAACTGTATTGCCTTAAGCGGAACGAAAAGAAGGAGACATAAAAAAACAAAAAGAGGAAACAGGCTGATTCGGTTCATTTCAGGGGAACCGGGGGCACTTCGACTCGATTCAACAGGGTTTCCAGCGCTTCTTCCGTACCGATACCCTTTATCTGATGTTCCGCCTTGACCAGCACCCTCTGACGCATAATGGGCATGAATACGGATTGAATATCTTCGGGGACAACATAGTCCCTGCCTTCAATGGCCGCTTTGGCCTGAGCGCCTTTGTAAAGGGCAAGGGATCCCCGGGGGGAGATACCTAGGTGAAATAGAGGATTACTGCGGGATTCTTCAACCAGATCAAGAATGTAATTGCGCAATTCCGCCGAAACATGGATCTGCACAACTTCGGCCCTGTATTTCTGCAGTTCTTCCAGCGATGAAACCGCCTCGAGATCGTTGACCGGATGGGTCAGCCGTCTCTGGCTTTCCAGAATCATGGCTTCAGCATCCCTTGAGGGATAGCCGATATTGACTGTCATGAAAAAACGGTCTTTCTGAGCCTCCGGCAGGGGAAAGGTTCCCTCGAACTCGGCGGGATTTTCCGTAGCGAGAAGAAAAAAGGGATCGGGAAGCGGTCTGATTTCCCCTTCGATGGAAACCTGAGATTCCGCCATGGCTTCGAGAAAAGCCGACTGGGTCCGGGGCGTCGCCCGGTTGATTTCATCGACCAGCAGCACATTGGAGTGGATGGGACCGGGCTTGAAAGTGAATTTTTCCTCGCGGCTGTTGTATATGGAAACTCCGAGAATATCGCCGGGAAGGAGATCGGGTGTAGCCTGGATGCGGTTGAAAACACCGCTGAGACTTGCCGCCACAGCCCGGGCCAGTATGGTTTTTCCCAGTCCCGGAACATCTTCGAGGAGAACATGGCCGCCGCAGAGCAAAGCCGTCAGAATCTGGTCGACGACCTCATTCTTGCCGTAAAAAACTTTACCCGTATTGTTCCGGATTCTTTCTGCCCATGACCCTATTCCGCTCATACTCTTTACCCCGCAGGTTGGTTCTTTTTTCCAATGAAGTATAAACTTTCCTGTGTGCCCTGAAAAGAAAAAAACTGTTATAGTATTAAACACATGGATTTAAAGAAGCATAAACGGATTTTTAATATCATTTCCCCGGTCTACAATCTTTTCTATAAAGGACAGGTCCGCTCCTATTCGGAGTTGATCGACAGTTACGGCGATGAGGTTGAATTAACCGGCCGGGAGGAAATCCTTGACCTGGGATGCGGTACCGGTGCTTTCGGCGCGGCATTCGCTGCCAGGGGGCATAAAGTAAGAGGCATAGACCTGGCGGAGAAAATGGTGAGCAAAGCGGAAGCCCGGGGACTGCTCTGTAACTCGGGAAATATTCTCGAGGGTGTCTCCTTCGATGACAACTCTTTCGATCTCGTCATCTGTGCCTATGTGGCCCACGGACTGGACAGGGAAAAGAGAAGCGTGCTCTTCCGGGAAGCCGCCAGAATTAGCCGGGGACCGGTTCTCTTTCATGACTACAGCACAAAGAGAAACCTTTTCATCGACATAATAGAATACCTGGAAGACGGAGATTATTTTAATTTTATCAGAACGGGGCTCAGTGAAATGAAAGAAGCATTCAGTTCCGTAAAAGTCATACCCGTCAGGTCCTTCAACAACTGGTATCTCTGCCGTAAGCGAAGTTGATCCGCCGTACGTTACGGTCCGGAGCTGAAAGGGCTTCAATCAGCTAAAAAGAGCTCCGGCACTTTCCTGTCCAGCCAGGACCGCATGGATAAGTTTTCTATATAGCCGCAGTGTCCGCCGTAGGGGAGCATGATTAATCTGACATTTCCATTCACTTTGGCTCTGCGGAAGTCCTCCGCATGAATGATGGGATCATCCTCGGCTGTGATAACCGTTACCGGTACCGCCGCCCGGTCGAGGATTCCCTCTTTGAGAGTGTAGCGGCTGAAATAGTCGGCAGCGCTTGTGCAATCGGAATGCCGGGGAATGAGATCTTCAGTAAGATCCATACAATTATCAGCTCCCTCGATGTGGGAGAAGTCATAAATATGGGGAAAAGCTTTTTGCTTGATGCGAAGCGAAGCTTTCCATTTGCCGAGGAAGTGCCGGCGGATCATAGGATTTCTGTCGAGCCGGACCGTGGCATCGCAGGGATTGAGCGGCGGATTTACGGCGACGACCTGTTTCAGACCGTCAATCATATCCTTACCGCAGAGAGCCGCAATGCGAAGGGCGAAATTTCCTCCGAGGGAAACTCCCAGCAAATAGAGGCTGTCGGAACGATTGTATTCTTCGGCGACATTCCGCACGGCCCCGAAAGTTTCATCGATAAGAGTCCCCATGAAAATTCCGCTGTTTAATTGGTGATTGCCTCCGTGGTCTCTCAAATTGAGGCGGAAAACATCAAACCCGGCGCGAACCAGAGCAGAACCCGTAAAGACCATGTAGGGCGCATCGGCGGACCCCTCCCATCCGTGGATGAGCACAGCCAGTCCCCGGGGTGCATCACCATCGGCTCGCGTCAGAAAGCCCGACAGATGCACACCCTCTCCCGCCCGGACGATAACTTCCTGAGAACACCGGGACAGCGGATTCCCGGCGGCGAGTCTGACCGGGCTGCTGGCAAGCCAGGTTTGAACCATGCTGTTTCGCAGATAAAAAGGCGGCTTGAAGAGCTGATCCGCTCTGTCAGGCACCAATGGTTTTGGCTCCCTTGATCAGCCAGGTGAATCCCATAGCTTCCAGGCCGACTGTCTCGACCACGAGAATGGGATACCACTCGAGAGTTCCCTTGAAGAAGAGAACCAGGACCAGGTACACAGCCGCGCAGAGCATGCTGGTCAGTCCGAGAAGCTTGT
Above is a window of Spirochaeta isovalerica DNA encoding:
- a CDS encoding alpha/beta fold hydrolase — protein: MPDRADQLFKPPFYLRNSMVQTWLASSPVRLAAGNPLSRCSQEVIVRAGEGVHLSGFLTRADGDAPRGLAVLIHGWEGSADAPYMVFTGSALVRAGFDVFRLNLRDHGGNHQLNSGIFMGTLIDETFGAVRNVAEEYNRSDSLYLLGVSLGGNFALRIAALCGKDMIDGLKQVVAVNPPLNPCDATVRLDRNPMIRRHFLGKWKASLRIKQKAFPHIYDFSHIEGADNCMDLTEDLIPRHSDCTSAADYFSRYTLKEGILDRAAVPVTVITAEDDPIIHAEDFRRAKVNGNVRLIMLPYGGHCGYIENLSMRSWLDRKVPELFLAD
- a CDS encoding AAA family ATPase, whose protein sequence is MSGIGSWAERIRNNTGKVFYGKNEVVDQILTALLCGGHVLLEDVPGLGKTILARAVAASLSGVFNRIQATPDLLPGDILGVSIYNSREEKFTFKPGPIHSNVLLVDEINRATPRTQSAFLEAMAESQVSIEGEIRPLPDPFFLLATENPAEFEGTFPLPEAQKDRFFMTVNIGYPSRDAEAMILESQRRLTHPVNDLEAVSSLEELQKYRAEVVQIHVSAELRNYILDLVEESRSNPLFHLGISPRGSLALYKGAQAKAAIEGRDYVVPEDIQSVFMPIMRQRVLVKAEHQIKGIGTEEALETLLNRVEVPPVPLK
- a CDS encoding class I SAM-dependent methyltransferase, with amino-acid sequence MDLKKHKRIFNIISPVYNLFYKGQVRSYSELIDSYGDEVELTGREEILDLGCGTGAFGAAFAARGHKVRGIDLAEKMVSKAEARGLLCNSGNILEGVSFDDNSFDLVICAYVAHGLDREKRSVLFREAARISRGPVLFHDYSTKRNLFIDIIEYLEDGDYFNFIRTGLSEMKEAFSSVKVIPVRSFNNWYLCRKRS
- a CDS encoding DUF58 domain-containing protein; its protein translation is MNRISLFPLFVFLCLLLFVPLKAIQFVSAFFILLFSSSFFISLYMRLSLAVERGRETQFCPNGSNESAEFTVTNRGFLPISRILLLDRASGCYASETGTFLTSIPGKSSRTYSCPVLTRTRGKYRAGPVIVKGSDPLNFFPWEKIFPLYSSIVVYPAGHPLPLLLAEGERGGKIKSPSLIHEDLNQLKGIRDYRPGDSLKRINWKASARTGKLKTMEFSFTLDAPLLVLLDITVSRYPLKHRHILLERAIEAAVSLILSYGEAGQKISLLVRGSADPLYIPFGRGFGHVVTLLEELAQVAFSDEEGEESIIDYMMSRGIGIETGAHISLLVPSLEGELAGGMEILRRRRAEVQLIATGGSLPVDVPPFCRVYTLSEYGKEYFS